One region of Helicoverpa zea isolate HzStark_Cry1AcR chromosome 24, ilHelZeax1.1, whole genome shotgun sequence genomic DNA includes:
- the LOC124642285 gene encoding pre-mRNA-splicing factor 38-like, whose protein sequence is MANRTVKDAKSIRGTNPQYLIEKIIRSRIYDSKYWKEECFALTAELLVDKAMELRYVGGVHGGFIYPTPFLCLVLKMLQIQPEKDIVVEFIKNEEFKYVRALGAFYMRLTGSSVDCYKYLEPLYNDNRKLRRQNREGQFEIVHVDEFIDELLREERLCDVILPRIQKRHFLEENNELEPKVSALDDDLDEEMPSDEENVDTEVKENKREKERRGDRDRRRDRSRERDRREKDRKRDRSRSRDRDRRREREREREREKEREKEREKDRSREQREREKDRRDRDRHDVDRRRDRGRY, encoded by the exons ATGGCGAACCGCACGGTAAAAGATGCGAAGTCAATACGAGGCACAAATCCCCAATATTTGATAGAAAAGATTATCAGATCGCGTATATACGACTCCAAATACTGGAAGGAAGAATGTTTCGCTTTAACTGCAGAATTGCTAGTCGACAAAGCCATGGAATTACGATACGTCGGAGGCGTGCACGGCGGTTTCATTTATCCGACGCCGTTTTtgtgtttagttttaaaaatgttacagATCCAGCCTGAAAAGGATATTGTGGTTGAGTTCATAAAGAACGAGGAGTTCAAATATGTGCGTGCATTGGGAGCATTTTACATGAGGCTTACAGGATCTTCGGTAGATTGTTACAAGTATTTGGAACCTCTTTACAACGACAATAGGAAGTTGAGGCGGCAAAACCGGGAAGGTCAGTTCGAGATTGTGCACGTAGATGAGTTTATAGACGAACTTCTTCGTGAGGAACGTCTGTGCGACGTGATACTGCCAAGAATACAGAAGCGCCACTTCTTAGAAGAGAATAATGAATTGGAGCCCAAAGTTTCGGCCCTTGATGACGATTTGGACGAAGAAATGCCGTCTGATGAAGAAAATGTTGACACTGaagtaaaagaaaacaaaagagaaaaGGAGCGAAGAGGGGACAGAGATAGAAGGAGGGACAG GTCAAGGGAAAGAGACAGACGTGAAAAGGACCGTAAAAGGGACAGATCTCGCAGCAGAGACCGTGACCGCAGAAGAGAAAGGGAACGTGAACGCGAAAGGGAAAAGGAGAGGGAGAAAGAAAGAGAAAAGGACAGGTCTAGGGAACAGAGGGAGAGAGAGAAGGATAGAAGGGACAGAGATAGACACGATGTTGATAGAAGAAGAGATAGAGGTAGATACTGA
- the LOC124642284 gene encoding protein SAND isoform X2 yields the protein MILLYVGTKYEGRVTKGLEYSGCVWVFWPDLTPALQKRNQLNIDRYYSFEEFASEMSSSLQERNISLATKNSTISEIQSEIIGESSAQMKATKSSDDLQTKDESISASTSHSNLVEQNGDETDNEKDDYLQSPELVNKEKHVFILSSAGKPIYSRYGNEDKLAGLCGVIQALVSVVEEQNQDILRSITTKDCKAVFLVKGPLILVVVSKSNESETQLVLQLTYAFNQIVSVLTLTQLNRIFEQRRNYDLRRLLSGAERLIDHLLIFMEKDPAFLLGAVRCLPLPEKARENITNAIQTTCNKIRDLVFAIMLAGNQLITLVRMKKYTLHPSDIHLLFNLVRSSESFKTAESWTPICLPKFDSTGFLHGHVSYISEDCQACLLLLTVQRDAFFPLSQAKHTIAEKLRRSNCLVAINDALNRNEELPTTNPLKHIGIPEIRHFMYKCKSTAQLFTSDPISLDKLQDYRMRHKVGGDIMVKKAERLSDIDYVRNYRRFCSSIHCTSTPAKLIFRSNSSDTVLAWVTNGFELYVTFDPLMEKDQAIKAVDRLLKWIKKEEQRIFIMHAPTF from the exons ATTCGTTCGAGGAGTTCGCTTCGGAGATGAGCTCGAGTTTACAAGAAAGAAATATATCATTGGCAACCAAAAACAGTACTATAAGTGAGATTCAAAGTGAAATTATTGGTGAGAGTTCTGCTCAGATGAAAGCGACGAAGTCTAGTGACGACTTACAAACTAAAGAT GAATCAATATCAGCGTCAACGAGCCACTCCAACTTAGTGGAACAGAATGGTGATGAGACAGACAATGAGAAAGATGATTATCTTCAATCACCAGAACTAGTGAACAAAGAAAAACATGTGTTCATACTCAGTTCTGCTGGTAAACCTATTTATTCTAG ATATGGTAACGAAGACAAGTTGGCAGGCCTCTGCGGGGTCATCCAAGCGCTAGTCAGCGTAGTAGAGGAACAAAACCAGGATATATTGAGATCTATCACCACAAAGGATTGTAAGGCTGTGTTCTTAGTGAAGGGACCTTTGATATTAGTTGTGGTATCAAAGTCTAATGAGAGTGAAACACAACTTGTTCTACAGTTAAC GTATGCATTTAATCAAATAGTGTCAGTACTTACTCTAACACAGCTGAACAGAATATTTGAACAAAGAAGGAACTATGATCTGCGAAGACTGTTGTCGGGGGCCGAGCGACTTATAGATCACTTACTTATATTTATGGAAAAGGATCCCGCATTTTTACTGG GCGCAGTCCGCTGTCTACCGCTCCCCGAGAAAGCCAGAGAGAACATAACAAACGCTATACAAACTACTTGCAACAAAATAAGAGATTTGGTCTTCGCTATAATGCTGGCTGGCAACCAACTGATTACCCTAGTACGAATGAAGAAGTACACATTACATCCCTCTGATATACATTTGTTGTTTAATTTGGTTCGGAGCTCTGAATCTTTTAAGACGGCGGAGAGCTGGACCCCGATTTGTTTGCCGAAGTTTGATTCAAC cGGCTTCCTCCACGGCCACGTATCCTACATCTCAGAAGACTGCCAAGCCTGCCTCCTCCTTCTAACAGTACAACGCGACGCATTCTTCCCTCTCTCCCAAGCTAAACACACAATCGCCGAAAAACTTCGCCGTTCAAACTGTCTCGTAGCCATCAACGACGCTTTAAACAGGAACGAAGAATTACCTACAACAAACCCTCTAAAACACATAGGAATACCTGAAATCAGACATTTTATGTACAAGTGTAAATCTACTGCCCAATTATTTACGTCAGATCCTATAAGTTTAGATAAACTACAGGATTATAGAATGAGGCATAAAGTAGGAGGTGATATTATGGTGAAAAAGGCGGAAAGGCTGTCTGATATAGACTATGTGAGGAATTATAGAAGGTTTTGCAGTTCTATACATTGTACTTCGACGCCAGCTAAGCTGATATTTCGGTCGAATTCTAGTGACACCGTTTTGGCTTGG gtaacAAACGGCTTTGAACTCTATGTAACATTCGACCCCCTAATGGAAAAAGACCAAGCCATCAAAGCAGTAGACCGTCTACTCAAATGGATCAAGAAAGAAGAACAAAGGATTTTCATAATGCACGCGCCGACCTTCTAG
- the LOC124642284 gene encoding protein SAND isoform X1, which yields MILLYVGTKYEGRVTKGLEYSGCVWVFWPDLTPALQKRNQLNIDRYYVPAAVIQDNPPDDLEPGACYDSILNPTDSFEEFASEMSSSLQERNISLATKNSTISEIQSEIIGESSAQMKATKSSDDLQTKDESISASTSHSNLVEQNGDETDNEKDDYLQSPELVNKEKHVFILSSAGKPIYSRYGNEDKLAGLCGVIQALVSVVEEQNQDILRSITTKDCKAVFLVKGPLILVVVSKSNESETQLVLQLTYAFNQIVSVLTLTQLNRIFEQRRNYDLRRLLSGAERLIDHLLIFMEKDPAFLLGAVRCLPLPEKARENITNAIQTTCNKIRDLVFAIMLAGNQLITLVRMKKYTLHPSDIHLLFNLVRSSESFKTAESWTPICLPKFDSTGFLHGHVSYISEDCQACLLLLTVQRDAFFPLSQAKHTIAEKLRRSNCLVAINDALNRNEELPTTNPLKHIGIPEIRHFMYKCKSTAQLFTSDPISLDKLQDYRMRHKVGGDIMVKKAERLSDIDYVRNYRRFCSSIHCTSTPAKLIFRSNSSDTVLAWVTNGFELYVTFDPLMEKDQAIKAVDRLLKWIKKEEQRIFIMHAPTF from the exons ACGTTCCTGCGGCTGTCATTCAGGATAATCCTCCTGATGATTTGGAACCCGGTGCATGCTACGACAGCATCCTAAATCCGACAGATTCGTTCGAGGAGTTCGCTTCGGAGATGAGCTCGAGTTTACAAGAAAGAAATATATCATTGGCAACCAAAAACAGTACTATAAGTGAGATTCAAAGTGAAATTATTGGTGAGAGTTCTGCTCAGATGAAAGCGACGAAGTCTAGTGACGACTTACAAACTAAAGAT GAATCAATATCAGCGTCAACGAGCCACTCCAACTTAGTGGAACAGAATGGTGATGAGACAGACAATGAGAAAGATGATTATCTTCAATCACCAGAACTAGTGAACAAAGAAAAACATGTGTTCATACTCAGTTCTGCTGGTAAACCTATTTATTCTAG ATATGGTAACGAAGACAAGTTGGCAGGCCTCTGCGGGGTCATCCAAGCGCTAGTCAGCGTAGTAGAGGAACAAAACCAGGATATATTGAGATCTATCACCACAAAGGATTGTAAGGCTGTGTTCTTAGTGAAGGGACCTTTGATATTAGTTGTGGTATCAAAGTCTAATGAGAGTGAAACACAACTTGTTCTACAGTTAAC GTATGCATTTAATCAAATAGTGTCAGTACTTACTCTAACACAGCTGAACAGAATATTTGAACAAAGAAGGAACTATGATCTGCGAAGACTGTTGTCGGGGGCCGAGCGACTTATAGATCACTTACTTATATTTATGGAAAAGGATCCCGCATTTTTACTGG GCGCAGTCCGCTGTCTACCGCTCCCCGAGAAAGCCAGAGAGAACATAACAAACGCTATACAAACTACTTGCAACAAAATAAGAGATTTGGTCTTCGCTATAATGCTGGCTGGCAACCAACTGATTACCCTAGTACGAATGAAGAAGTACACATTACATCCCTCTGATATACATTTGTTGTTTAATTTGGTTCGGAGCTCTGAATCTTTTAAGACGGCGGAGAGCTGGACCCCGATTTGTTTGCCGAAGTTTGATTCAAC cGGCTTCCTCCACGGCCACGTATCCTACATCTCAGAAGACTGCCAAGCCTGCCTCCTCCTTCTAACAGTACAACGCGACGCATTCTTCCCTCTCTCCCAAGCTAAACACACAATCGCCGAAAAACTTCGCCGTTCAAACTGTCTCGTAGCCATCAACGACGCTTTAAACAGGAACGAAGAATTACCTACAACAAACCCTCTAAAACACATAGGAATACCTGAAATCAGACATTTTATGTACAAGTGTAAATCTACTGCCCAATTATTTACGTCAGATCCTATAAGTTTAGATAAACTACAGGATTATAGAATGAGGCATAAAGTAGGAGGTGATATTATGGTGAAAAAGGCGGAAAGGCTGTCTGATATAGACTATGTGAGGAATTATAGAAGGTTTTGCAGTTCTATACATTGTACTTCGACGCCAGCTAAGCTGATATTTCGGTCGAATTCTAGTGACACCGTTTTGGCTTGG gtaacAAACGGCTTTGAACTCTATGTAACATTCGACCCCCTAATGGAAAAAGACCAAGCCATCAAAGCAGTAGACCGTCTACTCAAATGGATCAAGAAAGAAGAACAAAGGATTTTCATAATGCACGCGCCGACCTTCTAG
- the LOC124642284 gene encoding protein SAND isoform X3 produces MASTSKDVPAAVIQDNPPDDLEPGACYDSILNPTDSFEEFASEMSSSLQERNISLATKNSTISEIQSEIIGESSAQMKATKSSDDLQTKDESISASTSHSNLVEQNGDETDNEKDDYLQSPELVNKEKHVFILSSAGKPIYSRYGNEDKLAGLCGVIQALVSVVEEQNQDILRSITTKDCKAVFLVKGPLILVVVSKSNESETQLVLQLTYAFNQIVSVLTLTQLNRIFEQRRNYDLRRLLSGAERLIDHLLIFMEKDPAFLLGAVRCLPLPEKARENITNAIQTTCNKIRDLVFAIMLAGNQLITLVRMKKYTLHPSDIHLLFNLVRSSESFKTAESWTPICLPKFDSTGFLHGHVSYISEDCQACLLLLTVQRDAFFPLSQAKHTIAEKLRRSNCLVAINDALNRNEELPTTNPLKHIGIPEIRHFMYKCKSTAQLFTSDPISLDKLQDYRMRHKVGGDIMVKKAERLSDIDYVRNYRRFCSSIHCTSTPAKLIFRSNSSDTVLAWVTNGFELYVTFDPLMEKDQAIKAVDRLLKWIKKEEQRIFIMHAPTF; encoded by the exons ATGGCTTCCACATCTAAAGACGTTCCTGCGGCTGTCATTCAGGATAATCCTCCTGATGATTTGGAACCCGGTGCATGCTACGACAGCATCCTAAATCCGACAGATTCGTTCGAGGAGTTCGCTTCGGAGATGAGCTCGAGTTTACAAGAAAGAAATATATCATTGGCAACCAAAAACAGTACTATAAGTGAGATTCAAAGTGAAATTATTGGTGAGAGTTCTGCTCAGATGAAAGCGACGAAGTCTAGTGACGACTTACAAACTAAAGAT GAATCAATATCAGCGTCAACGAGCCACTCCAACTTAGTGGAACAGAATGGTGATGAGACAGACAATGAGAAAGATGATTATCTTCAATCACCAGAACTAGTGAACAAAGAAAAACATGTGTTCATACTCAGTTCTGCTGGTAAACCTATTTATTCTAG ATATGGTAACGAAGACAAGTTGGCAGGCCTCTGCGGGGTCATCCAAGCGCTAGTCAGCGTAGTAGAGGAACAAAACCAGGATATATTGAGATCTATCACCACAAAGGATTGTAAGGCTGTGTTCTTAGTGAAGGGACCTTTGATATTAGTTGTGGTATCAAAGTCTAATGAGAGTGAAACACAACTTGTTCTACAGTTAAC GTATGCATTTAATCAAATAGTGTCAGTACTTACTCTAACACAGCTGAACAGAATATTTGAACAAAGAAGGAACTATGATCTGCGAAGACTGTTGTCGGGGGCCGAGCGACTTATAGATCACTTACTTATATTTATGGAAAAGGATCCCGCATTTTTACTGG GCGCAGTCCGCTGTCTACCGCTCCCCGAGAAAGCCAGAGAGAACATAACAAACGCTATACAAACTACTTGCAACAAAATAAGAGATTTGGTCTTCGCTATAATGCTGGCTGGCAACCAACTGATTACCCTAGTACGAATGAAGAAGTACACATTACATCCCTCTGATATACATTTGTTGTTTAATTTGGTTCGGAGCTCTGAATCTTTTAAGACGGCGGAGAGCTGGACCCCGATTTGTTTGCCGAAGTTTGATTCAAC cGGCTTCCTCCACGGCCACGTATCCTACATCTCAGAAGACTGCCAAGCCTGCCTCCTCCTTCTAACAGTACAACGCGACGCATTCTTCCCTCTCTCCCAAGCTAAACACACAATCGCCGAAAAACTTCGCCGTTCAAACTGTCTCGTAGCCATCAACGACGCTTTAAACAGGAACGAAGAATTACCTACAACAAACCCTCTAAAACACATAGGAATACCTGAAATCAGACATTTTATGTACAAGTGTAAATCTACTGCCCAATTATTTACGTCAGATCCTATAAGTTTAGATAAACTACAGGATTATAGAATGAGGCATAAAGTAGGAGGTGATATTATGGTGAAAAAGGCGGAAAGGCTGTCTGATATAGACTATGTGAGGAATTATAGAAGGTTTTGCAGTTCTATACATTGTACTTCGACGCCAGCTAAGCTGATATTTCGGTCGAATTCTAGTGACACCGTTTTGGCTTGG gtaacAAACGGCTTTGAACTCTATGTAACATTCGACCCCCTAATGGAAAAAGACCAAGCCATCAAAGCAGTAGACCGTCTACTCAAATGGATCAAGAAAGAAGAACAAAGGATTTTCATAATGCACGCGCCGACCTTCTAG
- the LOC124642284 gene encoding vacuolar fusion protein MON1 homolog A isoform X4, with protein MESISASTSHSNLVEQNGDETDNEKDDYLQSPELVNKEKHVFILSSAGKPIYSRYGNEDKLAGLCGVIQALVSVVEEQNQDILRSITTKDCKAVFLVKGPLILVVVSKSNESETQLVLQLTYAFNQIVSVLTLTQLNRIFEQRRNYDLRRLLSGAERLIDHLLIFMEKDPAFLLGAVRCLPLPEKARENITNAIQTTCNKIRDLVFAIMLAGNQLITLVRMKKYTLHPSDIHLLFNLVRSSESFKTAESWTPICLPKFDSTGFLHGHVSYISEDCQACLLLLTVQRDAFFPLSQAKHTIAEKLRRSNCLVAINDALNRNEELPTTNPLKHIGIPEIRHFMYKCKSTAQLFTSDPISLDKLQDYRMRHKVGGDIMVKKAERLSDIDYVRNYRRFCSSIHCTSTPAKLIFRSNSSDTVLAWVTNGFELYVTFDPLMEKDQAIKAVDRLLKWIKKEEQRIFIMHAPTF; from the exons ATG GAATCAATATCAGCGTCAACGAGCCACTCCAACTTAGTGGAACAGAATGGTGATGAGACAGACAATGAGAAAGATGATTATCTTCAATCACCAGAACTAGTGAACAAAGAAAAACATGTGTTCATACTCAGTTCTGCTGGTAAACCTATTTATTCTAG ATATGGTAACGAAGACAAGTTGGCAGGCCTCTGCGGGGTCATCCAAGCGCTAGTCAGCGTAGTAGAGGAACAAAACCAGGATATATTGAGATCTATCACCACAAAGGATTGTAAGGCTGTGTTCTTAGTGAAGGGACCTTTGATATTAGTTGTGGTATCAAAGTCTAATGAGAGTGAAACACAACTTGTTCTACAGTTAAC GTATGCATTTAATCAAATAGTGTCAGTACTTACTCTAACACAGCTGAACAGAATATTTGAACAAAGAAGGAACTATGATCTGCGAAGACTGTTGTCGGGGGCCGAGCGACTTATAGATCACTTACTTATATTTATGGAAAAGGATCCCGCATTTTTACTGG GCGCAGTCCGCTGTCTACCGCTCCCCGAGAAAGCCAGAGAGAACATAACAAACGCTATACAAACTACTTGCAACAAAATAAGAGATTTGGTCTTCGCTATAATGCTGGCTGGCAACCAACTGATTACCCTAGTACGAATGAAGAAGTACACATTACATCCCTCTGATATACATTTGTTGTTTAATTTGGTTCGGAGCTCTGAATCTTTTAAGACGGCGGAGAGCTGGACCCCGATTTGTTTGCCGAAGTTTGATTCAAC cGGCTTCCTCCACGGCCACGTATCCTACATCTCAGAAGACTGCCAAGCCTGCCTCCTCCTTCTAACAGTACAACGCGACGCATTCTTCCCTCTCTCCCAAGCTAAACACACAATCGCCGAAAAACTTCGCCGTTCAAACTGTCTCGTAGCCATCAACGACGCTTTAAACAGGAACGAAGAATTACCTACAACAAACCCTCTAAAACACATAGGAATACCTGAAATCAGACATTTTATGTACAAGTGTAAATCTACTGCCCAATTATTTACGTCAGATCCTATAAGTTTAGATAAACTACAGGATTATAGAATGAGGCATAAAGTAGGAGGTGATATTATGGTGAAAAAGGCGGAAAGGCTGTCTGATATAGACTATGTGAGGAATTATAGAAGGTTTTGCAGTTCTATACATTGTACTTCGACGCCAGCTAAGCTGATATTTCGGTCGAATTCTAGTGACACCGTTTTGGCTTGG gtaacAAACGGCTTTGAACTCTATGTAACATTCGACCCCCTAATGGAAAAAGACCAAGCCATCAAAGCAGTAGACCGTCTACTCAAATGGATCAAGAAAGAAGAACAAAGGATTTTCATAATGCACGCGCCGACCTTCTAG